The following are encoded together in the Tatumella ptyseos genome:
- the rsmJ gene encoding 16S rRNA (guanine(1516)-N(2))-methyltransferase RsmJ produces the protein MNIYLLDETGTQSGALTVIADRWRLVHDENAPLALVLTDQQLELRKRDEPKLGGIFVDFVSGAMAHRRKFGGGRGEAVAKAVGIKGTYLPDVVDATAGLGRDAFVLASLGCRVRMIERHPVVAALLEDGLQRGYKDPEIGEWLQQRLTLIYGPSVQQLSTLCPRPDVVYLDPMYPHRQKSALVKKEMRIFQSLVGPDEDADSLLEPARVLAKRRIVVKRPDYAPPLNGVATSSAVVTKSHRFDIYPSLNPETP, from the coding sequence GTGAATATTTACTTACTTGATGAAACAGGCACCCAATCGGGTGCCTTAACTGTTATCGCCGATCGATGGCGCCTAGTTCACGATGAAAATGCGCCACTCGCGCTGGTATTAACCGATCAGCAATTAGAACTGCGTAAACGCGATGAGCCTAAGCTCGGTGGCATTTTCGTTGACTTTGTCTCTGGAGCAATGGCACATCGCCGTAAATTTGGCGGGGGACGTGGTGAAGCGGTAGCAAAAGCAGTAGGTATTAAAGGTACCTATCTCCCCGATGTTGTTGATGCGACGGCTGGCCTAGGCAGGGATGCTTTCGTATTAGCATCCTTAGGTTGCCGAGTACGTATGATTGAAAGACATCCTGTGGTGGCGGCACTACTTGAAGATGGATTACAACGGGGATATAAAGACCCTGAAATTGGCGAATGGTTGCAGCAACGATTGACCCTCATCTATGGTCCAAGCGTACAGCAACTCAGTACCTTATGTCCGCGTCCAGACGTCGTCTACCTTGACCCGATGTATCCCCATCGTCAGAAGAGTGCTTTAGTCAAAAAAGAGATGAGAATCTTTCAATCTTTGGTTGGTCCAGATGAAGATGCTGACAGTCTATTAGAGCCCGCTAGGGTATTAGCTAAGCGCCGAATTGTGGTGAAGCGTCCAGATTACGCGCCACCGCTTAATGGCGTAGCGACCAGTTCCGCCGTTGTCACGAAAAGTCATCGCTTTGATATTTACCCTTCGCTTAATCCAGAAACCCCTTAA
- the uspA gene encoding universal stress protein UspA: MSYHHVLVAVDLSPESEELVQKAVSLAKPYNAKVSIIHVDVNYSDLYTGLIDVNLGDMQKRISQETSQALTTLANQAGYPFSEILSGTGELAQVLIDAINKYDIDLVICGHHQDFWSKLMSSARQLINNVHVDMLIVPFRDEE; the protein is encoded by the coding sequence ATGTCATATCATCATGTTTTGGTGGCCGTCGATCTCTCACCAGAAAGCGAAGAATTAGTCCAGAAAGCGGTTTCGTTAGCGAAACCTTATAACGCCAAAGTCTCGATAATTCATGTAGATGTCAACTATTCCGATCTTTATACCGGTCTGATTGATGTGAACTTAGGCGATATGCAAAAACGTATTTCTCAGGAGACTTCGCAAGCCTTGACGACCCTTGCTAACCAAGCGGGTTATCCTTTCAGCGAGATTCTGAGTGGTACAGGCGAGTTAGCGCAAGTCTTGATCGACGCCATTAATAAATACGATATCGATTTAGTCATTTGTGGCCATCACCAAGACTTCTGGAGTAAATTGATGTCTTCAGCCCGACAACTGATTAATAACGTTCATGTCGACATGTTGATCGTACCATTCCGTGACGAAGAATAA
- the pitA gene encoding inorganic phosphate transporter PitA — MFHLFTGLDLSTSLFLVLALLFVLFYEAINGFHDTANAVATVIYTRAMRAQLAVMMAGLFNFLGVLLGGLSVAYAIVHILPTDLLLNVGSSHGLAMIFSILLAAIIWNLGTWYFGLPASSSHTLIGAIIGIAVTNALVTGGSLVEALNLPKVINIFLSLILSPIVGMVIAGFLIFLLRKYWSGTKKRRRNHMTPAQREKKDGKKKPPFWTRIALIVSAIGVSYSHGANDGQKGIGLVMLVLIGVAPAGFVVNMNASGYDITRTRDAVNHLEQYYQQHNPQVSTLIAPPTTKSTAIDPNEPFHCSSENGLATVHHAQDLLNNLSSYDQLSVENRSQVRRLLLCMSDTADKIAKLPETSSDDKRFLGNLKSDLNGTIEYAPIWIILAVALALSLGTMVGWRRVATTIGEKIGKNGMTYAQGMSAQITAAVSIGIASYTGMPVSTTHILSSSVAGTMIVDGGGVQSKTIRSIALAWVLTLPVSILLSGALYWIALQLL; from the coding sequence ATGTTCCATCTGTTTACCGGTCTTGATTTAAGTACCAGTCTATTCTTAGTTCTGGCACTTCTGTTTGTTCTGTTTTACGAAGCAATCAATGGCTTCCATGATACGGCGAATGCGGTTGCTACCGTTATTTACACCCGTGCCATGCGTGCGCAACTAGCTGTAATGATGGCTGGTTTATTCAATTTCCTCGGCGTTTTACTCGGCGGGTTAAGTGTTGCCTATGCAATAGTGCACATACTGCCAACCGATCTGCTGCTGAACGTTGGCTCCTCCCATGGGCTAGCAATGATATTCTCGATATTGCTTGCGGCAATAATCTGGAATTTAGGGACTTGGTATTTTGGTTTACCTGCATCAAGCTCGCATACGTTAATCGGTGCCATTATTGGTATTGCGGTAACGAACGCCTTGGTGACGGGTGGTTCGCTAGTCGAAGCGCTCAACCTACCGAAAGTAATCAATATTTTTCTCTCATTGATTCTATCGCCAATCGTCGGGATGGTGATTGCAGGCTTTCTTATCTTCCTACTTCGTAAGTATTGGAGTGGTACTAAGAAGCGCCGCCGTAACCATATGACACCCGCTCAACGCGAGAAAAAAGATGGTAAGAAAAAACCACCTTTTTGGACACGTATAGCCTTAATCGTTTCCGCAATTGGCGTGAGCTATTCACACGGTGCGAACGACGGCCAGAAAGGTATCGGGCTAGTGATGTTAGTACTGATTGGTGTCGCGCCTGCGGGATTTGTAGTGAATATGAATGCCTCAGGGTATGACATCACACGAACCCGTGATGCGGTGAACCACCTTGAGCAATACTATCAGCAACATAACCCACAAGTTTCCACGCTGATTGCTCCACCGACTACTAAAAGTACGGCGATTGATCCTAATGAGCCCTTCCACTGTAGTAGTGAGAATGGTTTAGCGACTGTCCATCATGCACAAGATTTACTAAACAATCTGTCAAGCTACGACCAGTTGAGCGTCGAAAACCGCTCTCAAGTCCGCCGCTTATTGTTATGTATGTCTGATACGGCCGATAAGATTGCTAAATTACCGGAAACCTCTTCTGACGATAAGCGTTTCTTAGGTAACTTGAAAAGCGACCTCAACGGTACCATCGAGTATGCTCCCATTTGGATTATTTTAGCGGTAGCACTGGCTCTGTCCTTAGGGACGATGGTCGGTTGGCGTCGTGTCGCCACAACTATCGGTGAGAAAATTGGTAAGAATGGTATGACCTACGCGCAAGGTATGTCAGCCCAGATTACTGCTGCCGTATCGATTGGTATTGCGAGTTACACAGGCATGCCCGTGTCGACCACACATATCCTCTCGTCTTCCGTAGCGGGGACCATGATTGTTGATGGCGGCGGCGTACAGTCGAAAACGATTCGTAGTATCGCGTTAGCCTGGGTATTGACCCTGCCGGTCTCCATCCTACTTTCGGGTGCACTGTACTGGATAGCCCTGCAACTGCTTTAA
- a CDS encoding NAD(P)/FAD-dependent oxidoreductase, translating to MDKFDVVVIGAGAAGLFCAAQAGQLGLKVLVVDNGKKVGRKILMSGGGRCNFTNLYIEPAAYLSANPHFCKSALARYTQWDFIDLVGKYNINWHEKTLGQLFCDDSAQQIVELLLAECELGKVTLRLRSEILDLQRDDSGEYHLTLNGSNVSTRKLVIASGGLSMPGLGATPFGYKVAEQFGLAVRPVSAALVPFTLHKPILDTLQQISGVAVPITVDAADGTRFKESMLFTHRGLSGPAVLQISSYWRPGQAVTINLVPDTDVNHFIEAQRREHPNLLLKNSLARLLPKRLVDSLVELSLLPEVTLKQLNARQQQQVVEHLTAWTVYPNGTEGYRTAEVTLGGVDTQHLSSQTFEARDVPGLYFIGEVVDVTGWLGGYNFQWAWSSAWACAQALAKSAGR from the coding sequence GTGGATAAATTTGATGTAGTAGTGATTGGTGCAGGGGCTGCAGGGTTATTCTGTGCCGCGCAAGCGGGGCAATTAGGGCTAAAGGTCTTGGTGGTGGATAACGGTAAGAAAGTCGGCCGCAAGATATTGATGTCCGGTGGCGGACGCTGCAACTTTACTAACTTATACATTGAGCCCGCAGCCTATCTTTCCGCTAATCCTCACTTTTGTAAGTCAGCACTTGCTCGCTATACACAATGGGATTTCATTGACCTAGTCGGTAAATACAATATTAATTGGCACGAAAAAACCTTAGGCCAATTATTTTGTGACGACTCAGCCCAGCAGATTGTGGAGTTATTGCTGGCTGAATGCGAGTTAGGCAAGGTCACTCTGCGTCTTCGCAGCGAAATTCTCGACCTGCAGAGAGATGACTCAGGTGAATACCACTTAACACTGAATGGATCTAATGTAAGCACTCGCAAACTTGTTATTGCTTCAGGCGGGCTTTCGATGCCAGGTTTAGGCGCAACGCCCTTTGGCTATAAAGTGGCGGAGCAGTTCGGCTTAGCGGTTCGACCCGTCAGTGCCGCATTAGTACCTTTTACCTTGCACAAGCCAATACTGGATACGTTACAACAAATTTCGGGTGTTGCTGTCCCTATTACCGTTGATGCGGCGGACGGTACTCGCTTTAAAGAATCGATGTTATTTACCCATCGTGGACTATCGGGACCTGCAGTGCTTCAAATTTCCAGTTACTGGCGCCCGGGGCAAGCGGTTACTATCAATCTTGTGCCTGATACTGATGTTAACCATTTTATTGAGGCTCAGCGCAGAGAACATCCAAACCTTTTATTGAAGAACAGTTTAGCCCGTTTATTACCGAAGCGATTAGTGGACAGTTTAGTCGAACTTTCTCTGTTACCTGAAGTGACACTAAAGCAACTGAATGCTCGTCAACAACAGCAAGTGGTCGAACACCTTACAGCCTGGACGGTTTACCCTAATGGTACCGAAGGCTACCGTACCGCCGAGGTGACTTTAGGTGGCGTTGATACGCAGCATTTATCCTCGCAAACCTTCGAAGCTCGAGATGTGCCGGGCCTTTATTTTATTGGTGAAGTGGTAGACGTCACCGGCTGGCTGGGAGGCTATAACTTCCAATGGGCGTGGAGTTCAGCGTGGGCCTGCGCACAGGCGTTAGCGAAGAGTGCAGGTCGCTAA
- the lldD gene encoding FMN-dependent L-lactate dehydrogenase LldD: protein MIISSASDYREAARRKLPRFLFDYIDGGAYTEHTLRANSADLATISLRQRILRNVENLSLQTTLFGQQLDLPVILSPVGLTGMYARRGEVQAANAAAAKGIPFCLSTVSVCSIEEVAAQSAQPLWFQLYVLKDRGFMRNALERAQAAGITTLVFTVDMPTPGARYRDAHSGMSGPFAASRRILQACTRPDWALNVGLRGRPHDLGNISRYLGKATTLEDYVGWLGNNFDPSISWKDLEWIREFWKGPMIIKGILDPQDAQDAVNFGADGIVVSNHGGRQLDGVLSTAKALPTIADKIGDDLTVLVDSGIRSGLDVVRMLALGAKACLIGRPMAYALAADGQRGVKNLLEIFSQEMRVAMTLTGVTSIDQIDRSALVLPE, encoded by the coding sequence ATGATTATCTCATCCGCATCAGATTACCGGGAAGCCGCACGACGTAAGTTGCCTAGATTCTTGTTTGATTACATCGATGGCGGCGCCTATACCGAGCATACTTTGCGTGCCAACAGCGCGGATTTAGCGACGATTAGTTTACGCCAACGTATTTTACGAAATGTTGAAAACCTTAGCCTTCAAACGACACTCTTCGGCCAGCAACTCGACCTTCCCGTCATTCTTAGCCCTGTCGGGTTAACGGGCATGTATGCGCGTCGAGGTGAGGTGCAAGCTGCAAACGCCGCGGCAGCCAAAGGGATTCCTTTCTGTTTATCAACCGTCTCAGTGTGCTCAATTGAAGAGGTCGCTGCCCAAAGCGCACAACCGCTCTGGTTTCAACTGTATGTACTCAAAGATCGTGGATTTATGCGCAACGCGCTGGAGCGAGCACAGGCTGCGGGGATTACCACACTTGTTTTCACCGTTGATATGCCAACGCCAGGCGCTCGCTATCGAGATGCGCATTCAGGCATGTCTGGCCCCTTTGCAGCTTCGCGCCGAATTTTACAAGCCTGTACGCGGCCGGACTGGGCATTGAATGTGGGCCTGCGGGGACGCCCTCACGACTTGGGTAACATATCAAGATACTTAGGTAAAGCCACGACACTGGAAGATTACGTTGGCTGGCTAGGGAATAATTTCGATCCATCAATTAGTTGGAAAGATCTCGAATGGATTCGGGAGTTTTGGAAAGGGCCGATGATTATCAAAGGCATACTCGACCCGCAAGATGCTCAAGATGCCGTTAACTTTGGGGCGGATGGCATCGTGGTATCGAACCATGGGGGTCGGCAACTCGATGGTGTTTTATCGACGGCGAAAGCGTTACCGACCATTGCCGATAAAATCGGTGATGACCTCACTGTGTTAGTCGATTCAGGCATTCGTTCCGGACTGGATGTTGTGCGTATGCTGGCATTAGGGGCTAAGGCCTGCCTAATAGGACGCCCAATGGCCTATGCCCTCGCGGCAGACGGCCAACGCGGTGTTAAAAATTTATTGGAGATATTCTCCCAGGAGATGCGCGTTGCGATGACCCTTACGGGTGTGACGTCGATCGATCAGATTGATCGCAGCGCCTTAGTGCTACCTGAGTAA